Proteins encoded together in one Streptomyces roseifaciens window:
- a CDS encoding DUF397 domain-containing protein, with translation MAESTTERPAGDIAPELDLGNAAWLSSSQGTGDVQIAFVEGFIAMRNGRHPDGPALVFSPGDWRAFVLGAREGEFDLT, from the coding sequence GTGGCGGAGAGCACGACTGAACGACCGGCGGGCGACATCGCGCCCGAGCTCGACCTCGGCAACGCCGCCTGGCTGTCGAGCAGCCAGGGGACCGGCGATGTCCAGATCGCCTTCGTCGAAGGCTTCATCGCCATGCGCAACGGACGCCATCCGGACGGGCCCGCGCTGGTCTTCAGCCCCGGGGACTGGCGGGCGTTCGTACTCGGCGCGCGCGAGGGCGAGTTCGACCTCACCTGA
- a CDS encoding isopenicillin N synthase family dioxygenase has translation MSNKLPVLDLSAASAGPEARARFHEELHSAARDVGFFHLTGHGVTEAETADLWRTMREFFALPEADRLSVSNLNSPHFRGYTRIGDERTGGSRDWRDQLDIGAEREARVPGEDEPGYWWLEGPNQWPAALPELRTAALRWIDRLSEVAERLLHELLAAIGAPEDFYDKAFADRPHLHLKLVRYPGSAPDGAGQGVGAHKDYGFLTLLLQDEVGGLQVEGADGSFIDVPPVPGAFVINLGELLEVATNGYLKATNHRVVSPSGTRERFSVPFFYNPRLDARIEPVPFAHADRAPGVTQDDRNPLFAEYGRNEIKGWLRAHPQVAARHHAALLTEGTPVG, from the coding sequence ATGAGCAACAAGCTTCCCGTCCTCGACCTCTCCGCCGCCTCCGCCGGTCCCGAGGCCCGTGCCCGCTTCCACGAGGAGCTGCACTCGGCCGCCCGTGACGTGGGCTTCTTCCACCTCACCGGCCACGGCGTCACCGAGGCCGAGACCGCCGACCTGTGGCGCACCATGCGCGAGTTCTTCGCGCTCCCCGAGGCCGACCGGCTGTCCGTCAGCAACCTCAACTCCCCGCACTTCCGCGGCTACACCCGCATCGGCGACGAGCGGACGGGTGGCAGCCGGGACTGGCGCGACCAGCTCGACATAGGCGCCGAGCGGGAGGCGCGCGTGCCGGGCGAGGACGAGCCGGGCTACTGGTGGCTGGAGGGCCCGAACCAGTGGCCCGCGGCCCTCCCCGAGCTGCGCACCGCCGCCCTGCGCTGGATCGACCGGCTGAGCGAGGTGGCCGAGCGGCTGCTGCACGAGCTGCTGGCCGCGATCGGCGCCCCCGAGGACTTCTACGACAAGGCCTTCGCCGACCGCCCCCATCTGCACCTGAAGCTGGTCCGCTACCCCGGCAGCGCCCCGGACGGCGCCGGCCAGGGCGTGGGCGCCCACAAGGACTACGGCTTCCTCACCCTGCTGCTGCAGGACGAGGTCGGCGGTCTCCAAGTGGAGGGGGCCGACGGGTCGTTCATCGACGTGCCGCCGGTTCCGGGCGCGTTCGTCATCAATCTCGGCGAGCTGCTGGAGGTGGCCACGAACGGCTACCTGAAGGCGACCAACCACCGCGTGGTCAGCCCGTCCGGCACCCGCGAGCGCTTCTCGGTCCCGTTCTTCTACAACCCGCGCCTGGACGCCCGCATCGAGCCCGTTCCCTTCGCGCACGCCGACCGCGCCCCGGGCGTCACCCAGGACGACCGCAACCCGCTGTTCGCGGAGTACGGCCGCAACGAGATCAAGGGCTGGCTGCGCGCCCACCCGCAGGTGGCCGCCCGCCACCACGCCGCCCTGCTGACGGAGGGCACCCCGGTGGGCTGA
- a CDS encoding rodlin: MLKKVLTTAAVTVTTVGTIAGPAMAIGNDQDVANGNASHTGYGNTKTGGKQSPQMSLIQGTLNKPCLGIGKIGVQSVLAILLNVGIQDIPILTSQQQQQCTDNSTISDGDDPLSHILDEIPIISGNGSGNKGGGHPGLHGLHGGHPGFGGH, translated from the coding sequence GTGCTCAAGAAGGTACTCACGACGGCCGCCGTGACGGTTACCACAGTCGGCACCATCGCCGGCCCGGCCATGGCGATCGGCAACGACCAGGACGTGGCCAACGGCAACGCTTCGCACACCGGTTACGGCAACACGAAGACCGGCGGCAAGCAGAGCCCGCAGATGAGCCTGATCCAGGGCACTCTCAACAAGCCGTGCCTGGGCATCGGGAAGATCGGCGTCCAGTCCGTGCTGGCGATTCTCCTCAACGTCGGCATCCAGGACATCCCGATCCTCACGTCCCAGCAGCAGCAGCAGTGCACCGACAACTCGACGATCAGCGACGGCGACGACCCGCTGTCGCACATCCTCGACGAGATCCCGATCATCTCGGGCAACGGCTCCGGCAACAAGGGCGGCGGCCACCCCGGCCTGCACGGCCTGCACGGCGGTCACCCCGGCTTCGGCGGCCACTGA
- a CDS encoding thiolase domain-containing protein has product MSKEPVAVVGIGQTKHAAARRDVSLAGLVREAAVRALEDAGLTWADTDAVVLGKAPDFFEGVMMPELWLADALGAVGKPVLRVHTAGSVGGSTALVAADLIAARVHRTVLAVAFEKQSESNAMWGLSLPVPFQQPLLAGAGGFFAPHVRAYMRRSGAPASVGSLVAYKDRRNALKNPWAHLHEHDLTLERVQSSPMLWDPVRYSETCPSSDGACAMVLTDRRGAARAPHPPAWVHGGAMRSEPTLFAGKDFVSPRAGRDCAAEVYRQAGVTDPRREIDAAELYVPFSWYEPMWLENLGFAAEGEGWKLTASGATELDGELPVNPSGGVLSTNPIGASGLIRFAEAALQVRGRAGEHQVDGARKALGHAYGGGAQFFSMWVVGDEPPTT; this is encoded by the coding sequence GTGAGCAAGGAACCCGTGGCCGTCGTCGGCATCGGCCAGACCAAGCACGCCGCGGCCCGCCGGGACGTCTCCCTGGCCGGACTCGTCCGCGAGGCCGCCGTGCGGGCCCTGGAGGACGCGGGGCTGACGTGGGCGGACACCGACGCCGTCGTCCTCGGCAAGGCCCCCGACTTCTTCGAGGGCGTGATGATGCCCGAGCTCTGGCTCGCCGACGCCCTCGGCGCCGTCGGCAAGCCCGTCCTGCGCGTGCACACCGCCGGGTCGGTCGGCGGCTCCACGGCCCTCGTCGCCGCCGACCTCATTGCGGCGCGCGTCCACCGGACCGTCCTCGCCGTGGCCTTCGAGAAGCAGTCCGAGTCCAACGCCATGTGGGGCCTGTCCCTGCCCGTCCCCTTCCAGCAGCCCCTGCTGGCCGGCGCAGGAGGATTCTTCGCCCCGCACGTACGGGCCTACATGCGCCGCAGCGGAGCCCCCGCATCCGTGGGTTCGCTCGTCGCCTACAAGGATCGCCGCAACGCCCTGAAGAACCCGTGGGCCCACCTGCACGAGCACGACCTCACGCTGGAGCGGGTGCAGTCCTCGCCCATGCTGTGGGACCCGGTCCGCTACTCCGAGACCTGCCCCTCCTCCGACGGCGCCTGCGCGATGGTCCTCACCGACCGCCGGGGCGCCGCCCGCGCCCCGCACCCGCCCGCCTGGGTGCACGGCGGCGCCATGCGCAGCGAACCCACGCTCTTCGCCGGCAAGGACTTCGTCTCGCCGCGCGCGGGCCGCGACTGCGCCGCCGAGGTCTACCGGCAGGCGGGCGTCACCGACCCGCGGCGCGAGATCGACGCCGCCGAACTGTACGTGCCCTTCAGCTGGTACGAGCCGATGTGGCTGGAGAACCTCGGCTTCGCCGCCGAGGGCGAGGGCTGGAAGCTCACCGCCTCCGGGGCCACGGAGCTGGACGGCGAACTGCCCGTGAACCCCTCGGGCGGCGTCCTGTCCACCAACCCCATCGGCGCCTCCGGCCTCATCCGCTTCGCCGAGGCCGCCCTCCAGGTGCGGGGGAGGGCGGGGGAGCACCAGGTCGACGGCGCCCGCAAGGCGCTCGGCCACGCCTACGGAGGGGGCGCGCAGTTCTTCTCCATGTGGGTGGTGGGCGACGAACCCCCCACCACCTGA
- a CDS encoding lipid-transfer protein, whose product MKPADAGGERGTAPRDVAIVAFARSDPRGSAEGLSETEMLLPVLHEALGQAGLAPGEADFTCSGSSDYLAGRPFSFTLTLDGVGAWPPVAESHVETDGAWALHEAWVKILTGRADTALVYAHGKPSAGPLRDVLTRQLDPYYVAPLWPDSVSLAALQAQALIDAGHTDEEALAGLARRGGDEAPAGEYVVRPLRAGDCPAVTDGAAAVVLAAGDTARRMCPRPAWIRGIDHRIEAQALGLRDLTDSPSTRLAAERAGAFRAPVDTAELHAPFTSQEVVLRRALRLDDTVAVNPSGGALAADPVMATGLIRLGEAAARIHRGASDRALAHATSGPCLQHNLVAVLEGETR is encoded by the coding sequence GTGAAGCCCGCCGACGCGGGCGGCGAGCGCGGCACGGCCCCCCGCGACGTCGCGATCGTCGCCTTCGCCCGCAGCGACCCCCGCGGCTCCGCCGAGGGGCTGTCCGAGACGGAGATGCTGCTGCCCGTCCTGCACGAGGCGCTGGGGCAGGCCGGACTCGCCCCCGGCGAGGCGGACTTCACCTGCTCGGGGTCGAGCGACTACCTCGCCGGCCGCCCCTTCTCCTTCACCCTGACCCTCGACGGCGTCGGCGCCTGGCCGCCCGTCGCCGAGTCCCACGTGGAGACGGACGGCGCCTGGGCGCTCCACGAGGCATGGGTGAAGATCCTCACCGGCCGGGCCGACACCGCCCTCGTCTACGCCCACGGAAAGCCCTCCGCCGGCCCCCTGCGGGACGTCCTCACCCGCCAGCTCGACCCCTACTACGTCGCACCCCTGTGGCCCGATTCCGTCTCCCTGGCCGCCCTCCAGGCCCAGGCCCTCATCGACGCCGGCCACACCGACGAGGAGGCCCTGGCAGGCCTCGCCCGCCGGGGCGGCGACGAGGCCCCCGCGGGCGAGTACGTCGTGCGGCCGCTGCGCGCGGGCGACTGCCCGGCCGTCACCGACGGAGCGGCCGCCGTCGTCCTCGCCGCCGGCGACACCGCGCGCCGCATGTGCCCCCGACCCGCCTGGATCCGCGGCATCGACCACCGCATCGAGGCCCAGGCCCTGGGCCTGCGGGACCTCACCGACTCCCCGTCCACCCGCCTCGCCGCCGAACGCGCCGGAGCCTTCCGCGCCCCCGTCGACACGGCCGAGCTCCACGCCCCCTTCACCTCGCAGGAAGTCGTCCTGAGGCGGGCGCTGCGCCTGGACGACACCGTCGCGGTCAACCCTTCCGGAGGCGCGCTCGCCGCCGACCCCGTCATGGCCACCGGCCTGATCCGCCTCGGCGAGGCCGCCGCCCGCATCCACCGGGGCGCCTCGGACCGGGCCCTGGCCCACGCCACGTCCGGGCCCTGCCTGCAGCACAACCTCGTCGCCGTGCTGGAGGGGGAGACCAGGTGA
- a CDS encoding crotonase/enoyl-CoA hydratase family protein has protein sequence MSGTEHLTVERTGATLVLTLNRPEARNALSLPMLAGLHDGWLEADRDDAVRSVVLTGAGGAFCSGMDLKALHGPPNPADDPYRARFKADPDLHWKAMLRHHRPRKPVIAAVEGPCVAGGTEILQGTDIRIAGESAVFGLFEVRRGLFPVGGSTVRLPRQIPRTHALEMLLTGRPYTAAEAARIGLIGHVVPDGTALERALETAALINVNGPLAVEAVKACVHDTAGLAEADGLALELERGRPVLASADAKEGTRAFAEKRPAVYRRA, from the coding sequence ATGAGCGGCACCGAACACCTCACGGTCGAACGCACCGGCGCCACGCTGGTGCTCACCCTCAACCGGCCGGAAGCGAGGAACGCCCTGTCGCTGCCGATGCTGGCCGGGCTCCACGACGGCTGGTTGGAGGCCGACCGGGACGACGCCGTCCGCTCCGTCGTCCTCACCGGCGCGGGCGGGGCCTTCTGCTCCGGCATGGACCTCAAGGCCCTGCACGGGCCCCCGAACCCGGCGGACGACCCGTACCGCGCCCGGTTCAAGGCCGACCCCGACCTGCACTGGAAGGCGATGCTCCGGCACCACCGGCCGCGCAAACCGGTCATCGCCGCGGTCGAGGGGCCCTGCGTCGCGGGCGGCACCGAGATCCTCCAGGGCACCGACATCCGCATCGCCGGGGAGAGCGCCGTCTTCGGCCTCTTCGAAGTGCGCCGCGGCCTCTTCCCCGTCGGCGGCTCCACCGTCCGCCTCCCGCGCCAGATCCCGCGCACCCACGCCCTGGAGATGCTGCTCACCGGCCGCCCCTACACCGCCGCCGAGGCCGCGCGCATCGGACTGATCGGCCACGTCGTCCCCGACGGCACCGCCCTGGAACGGGCGCTGGAGACCGCCGCGCTGATCAACGTCAACGGCCCGCTGGCCGTCGAGGCCGTCAAGGCCTGCGTCCACGACACCGCAGGCCTCGCCGAAGCCGACGGCCTCGCCCTCGAACTCGAACGCGGCCGGCCCGTCCTCGCCAGCGCCGACGCGAAGGAAGGCACCCGGGCCTTCGCCGAGAAGCGCCCGGCCGTCTACCGGCGCGCCTGA
- a CDS encoding acyl-CoA synthetase → MDYNLADLFESVVDAVPGREALVHADLPGSGAGRRMTYAELDAAADRLGHHLRDSGIRPGDHVGLHLYNGVEYLQTFWACLKIRAVPVNVNYRYVEDELAYLYRDADLVALVFDAAFTGRVAAALPRTELLRHLVRVGTPPHGAPEPALAPVPFAEAEASGSPLRGFGPRSGDDQVIIYTGGTTGLPKGVMWRQEDLFFSGLGGGAPTGEPVKHPRELAARVAEGGEGLVFFPTAPLMHGTSTLTALIAFDYGQKVVLHRKFAPEEVLRTVEQEKVTCISLVGDAMLRPLVDALAGPMRGTDCSSLFSVSSSGAVLSATVREQFTALLPHVTLLNNFGSSESGFNGTATDGAGAGVAGTEGAAPGGAGAGGGLRLRVNDRTAVVDPVTHEPVAPGEEGRVAQRGHVPLGYYNDPARTEATFFRAGGERWVLLGDMARAGADGEITVLGRGSQCINTGGEKVYPEEVEQALKAHPDVYDVLVAGVPDERWGQRVAAVVQPREGAEALTLDGLQAHCRARLAGYKVPRSVVFTERIRRSPSGKADYRWARAVAEAGA, encoded by the coding sequence GTGGACTACAACCTCGCCGATCTCTTCGAGTCGGTCGTGGACGCGGTGCCCGGCCGGGAGGCCCTGGTCCACGCGGACCTCCCCGGGAGCGGCGCCGGGCGCCGGATGACGTACGCGGAGCTCGACGCGGCGGCCGACCGGCTGGGTCACCACCTGCGCGACAGCGGGATCCGGCCCGGCGACCACGTCGGGCTGCACCTGTACAACGGCGTCGAGTACCTGCAGACGTTCTGGGCCTGCCTGAAGATCCGGGCGGTGCCCGTCAACGTCAACTACCGCTACGTCGAGGACGAGCTGGCCTACCTCTACCGCGACGCCGACCTCGTGGCGCTGGTCTTCGACGCCGCCTTCACCGGCCGGGTGGCCGCGGCGCTGCCCCGTACGGAGCTGCTGCGCCACCTCGTGCGCGTCGGCACGCCTCCGCACGGCGCGCCCGAGCCGGCCCTCGCGCCCGTCCCCTTCGCGGAGGCCGAGGCATCGGGATCGCCTCTGCGCGGCTTCGGGCCGCGCTCGGGGGACGACCAGGTCATCATCTACACGGGCGGAACGACGGGCCTGCCCAAGGGCGTGATGTGGCGCCAGGAGGACCTGTTCTTCTCCGGGCTCGGCGGCGGAGCACCCACGGGCGAACCGGTGAAGCACCCCCGGGAGCTGGCCGCCCGCGTCGCGGAAGGGGGCGAGGGCCTGGTCTTCTTCCCCACCGCACCGCTGATGCACGGCACGTCCACGCTGACCGCGCTCATCGCCTTCGACTACGGCCAGAAGGTCGTGCTGCACCGGAAGTTCGCCCCCGAGGAAGTGCTCCGCACCGTGGAGCAGGAGAAGGTCACCTGCATCTCGCTGGTCGGTGACGCGATGCTGCGCCCCCTGGTGGACGCGCTGGCCGGGCCGATGCGGGGCACCGACTGCTCGTCGCTGTTCAGCGTCAGCAGCTCGGGCGCGGTGCTCTCGGCCACCGTGCGGGAACAGTTCACTGCCCTGCTGCCGCACGTGACGCTGCTCAACAACTTCGGCTCCTCGGAGTCGGGCTTCAACGGGACCGCGACGGACGGGGCGGGGGCGGGCGTCGCGGGCACGGAGGGCGCTGCTCCGGGCGGCGCGGGCGCGGGCGGCGGCCTCCGGCTGCGCGTCAACGACCGCACGGCCGTCGTCGACCCGGTCACGCACGAACCCGTCGCGCCCGGCGAGGAGGGGCGCGTCGCCCAGCGCGGCCACGTACCGCTCGGCTACTACAACGACCCCGCCCGGACCGAAGCGACGTTCTTCCGGGCCGGCGGCGAACGCTGGGTGCTGCTCGGCGACATGGCGAGGGCCGGCGCGGACGGCGAGATCACCGTCCTGGGACGGGGCTCGCAGTGCATCAACACCGGCGGCGAGAAGGTGTACCCGGAGGAGGTCGAGCAGGCGCTCAAGGCCCATCCGGACGTGTACGACGTGCTGGTCGCGGGCGTTCCGGACGAGCGGTGGGGGCAGCGCGTGGCCGCCGTCGTCCAGCCGCGCGAGGGGGCGGAGGCCCTGACCCTGGACGGGCTGCAGGCGCACTGCCGGGCGCGGCTCGCGGGGTACAAGGTGCCGCGCAGCGTGGTCTTCACGGAGCGGATCCGCAGGTCGCCGAGCGGGAAGGCCGATTACCGGTGGGCGCGGGCGGTCGCGGAGGCCGGCGCCTGA
- a CDS encoding putative leader peptide, protein MTMLVKRRHVDLLRVTSMSCRRYG, encoded by the coding sequence GTGACTATGCTCGTCAAACGCCGCCACGTGGACCTCCTCCGCGTCACGAGCATGTCCTGTCGCCGCTACGGCTGA
- a CDS encoding fatty acyl-CoA synthetase translates to MTGVRDSTVDGMLRRTARRVPQRTALRYGERVWTYRELDEAVTGAAEALRDGGLRDGDRVAAYGHNSDAYLIGFLACARAGLVHVPVNHHLTGDELGYILEQSGSALVLTDPHLAHRMPASVPALPLRDATGSLLERSQRHRRPGVATLTAGGPGQGDLVQLLYTSGTTAQPKGAMMTHGALVHAYLSAITALDLRETDRPLHALPLYHSAQMHVFLLPFLAVGAENTLIDAPDPYRVLELVEAGRADSFFAPPTVWIALAGHPGFASRDLSALRKAYYGASVMPVPVLERLRTRLPRLAFYNCFGQSEIGPLATVLRPEEHEGRMDSCGRPVLFVEARVVDERGADVPDGTPGEVVYRSPQLCQGYWGKPEETEEAFRDGWFRSGDMAVRDAEGYLTVVDRLKDVINSGGVLVASRQVEDVLYGHPAVSEAAVIGLPDPRWIEAVTAVVVARGDVAEEELTAYARDRLAPFKAPKRVLFVDELPRNASGKVLKRELRERFGTVPPG, encoded by the coding sequence ATGACGGGAGTCCGGGACAGCACGGTGGACGGCATGCTGCGGCGCACGGCCCGGCGCGTGCCGCAGCGGACGGCGCTGCGGTACGGGGAGCGCGTCTGGACGTACCGCGAGCTGGACGAGGCCGTGACGGGCGCCGCCGAGGCCCTGCGCGACGGCGGGCTGCGCGACGGCGACCGCGTCGCCGCCTACGGCCACAACTCCGACGCCTACCTGATCGGTTTCCTGGCCTGCGCCCGCGCAGGTCTGGTGCACGTCCCCGTCAACCACCACCTCACCGGTGACGAACTGGGCTACATCCTGGAGCAGTCGGGCAGCGCGCTGGTGCTCACGGACCCGCACCTGGCCCACCGGATGCCCGCTTCCGTCCCCGCCCTGCCGCTGCGCGACGCCACGGGCTCCCTGCTGGAGCGCTCGCAGCGGCACCGGCGCCCGGGCGTCGCGACCCTGACCGCCGGCGGCCCGGGCCAGGGCGATCTCGTGCAGCTGCTCTACACCTCCGGCACCACCGCGCAGCCCAAGGGCGCGATGATGACGCACGGCGCACTCGTGCACGCCTACCTGAGCGCGATCACCGCCCTGGACCTCAGGGAGACGGACCGGCCGCTGCACGCCCTCCCGCTCTACCACTCGGCGCAGATGCACGTGTTCCTGCTGCCCTTCCTGGCGGTGGGCGCGGAGAACACCCTCATCGACGCGCCGGACCCGTACCGCGTCCTCGAACTGGTGGAGGCGGGGCGGGCCGACAGCTTCTTCGCCCCGCCGACCGTGTGGATCGCACTCGCCGGCCACCCCGGTTTCGCCTCCCGGGACCTGTCGGCGCTGCGCAAGGCCTACTACGGCGCCTCCGTCATGCCCGTGCCGGTCCTGGAGCGCCTGCGCACGCGCCTGCCCCGCCTCGCGTTCTACAACTGCTTCGGGCAGAGCGAGATCGGGCCGCTGGCCACCGTGCTGCGGCCGGAGGAGCACGAGGGGAGGATGGACTCCTGCGGACGGCCGGTCCTGTTCGTCGAGGCGCGCGTCGTGGACGAAAGAGGCGCCGACGTGCCCGACGGCACGCCCGGCGAGGTCGTCTACCGCTCCCCGCAGCTGTGCCAGGGCTACTGGGGCAAGCCCGAGGAGACCGAGGAAGCCTTCCGGGACGGCTGGTTCCGCTCCGGCGACATGGCCGTCCGGGACGCCGAGGGCTACCTCACCGTCGTGGACCGGCTGAAGGACGTCATCAACTCCGGTGGCGTGCTGGTCGCCTCCCGCCAGGTCGAGGACGTGCTCTACGGTCATCCGGCCGTCTCCGAGGCCGCCGTCATCGGGCTCCCCGACCCCCGCTGGATCGAGGCGGTCACCGCCGTGGTCGTCGCGCGCGGCGACGTGGCCGAGGAGGAGCTGACGGCGTACGCCCGGGATCGGCTCGCCCCCTTCAAGGCGCCCAAGCGCGTCCTCTTCGTGGACGAGCTGCCGCGCAACGCCTCCGGCAAGGTGCTGAAGCGGGAGCTCCGGGAGCGGTTCGGCACCGTGCCGCCCGGTTGA
- the paaK gene encoding phenylacetate--CoA ligase PaaK translates to MQRPNDRLAPWDAAERMTREELTALQLERLRATLHHAYENVPFYRRSFDAAGIRPGDCRTLADLARLPFTTKSDLREHYPFGMFAVPDSRIRRLHASSGTTGTPTVVGYTDRDLDTWAEVVARSIRAAGGRPGDRIHVAYGYGLFTGGLGAHYGAERLGCTVIPASGGMTARQVRLIQDLQPRIIMVTPTYMLTLLDEFERQGVDPRSTSLTTGIFGAEPWTEEMRREIEERFAIDAVDIYGLSEIIGPGVAQECAETKDGLHIWEDHFYPEVVDPVTGEVLPEGSHGELVLTSLTKQAMPVVRYRTRDLTRLLPGTARPAFRRMERITGRSDDMIILRGVNLFPAQIEEIVLRTPGLAPHFQLRLTREGRMDHLTVRAEARPEATPEQRGAASDEVARQVKEGIGVTVTVEVVDGGTLERSVGKLKRIVDERGKR, encoded by the coding sequence ATGCAACGACCGAACGATCGGTTGGCTCCCTGGGACGCGGCCGAGCGGATGACGCGCGAAGAGCTGACGGCCCTGCAGCTGGAGCGGCTGCGGGCCACCTTGCACCACGCCTACGAGAACGTGCCCTTCTACCGGCGCTCGTTCGACGCCGCCGGCATACGGCCCGGGGACTGCCGCACCCTCGCCGACCTCGCCCGCCTCCCGTTCACCACCAAGTCCGATCTCCGGGAGCACTACCCCTTCGGCATGTTCGCCGTGCCCGACTCGCGGATCCGGCGCCTGCACGCCTCCAGCGGCACCACGGGCACGCCCACCGTGGTCGGCTACACCGACCGGGACCTGGACACGTGGGCCGAGGTCGTCGCCCGTTCCATCCGCGCGGCCGGCGGCCGGCCCGGCGACAGGATCCACGTGGCCTACGGCTACGGGCTGTTCACCGGCGGCCTCGGCGCGCACTACGGCGCCGAGCGGCTCGGCTGCACGGTGATCCCCGCCTCCGGCGGCATGACCGCGCGCCAGGTCCGGCTCATCCAGGACCTGCAGCCGCGGATCATCATGGTGACGCCTACCTACATGCTCACCCTGCTCGACGAATTCGAGCGCCAGGGCGTCGACCCGCGCAGCACGTCCCTCACCACCGGCATCTTCGGCGCCGAGCCCTGGACGGAGGAGATGCGCCGGGAGATCGAGGAGCGCTTCGCCATCGACGCCGTCGACATATACGGCCTCTCGGAGATCATCGGCCCCGGCGTGGCCCAGGAGTGCGCCGAGACCAAGGACGGGCTGCACATCTGGGAGGACCACTTCTACCCCGAGGTCGTCGACCCGGTCACGGGCGAGGTGCTGCCGGAGGGAAGCCACGGCGAGCTGGTCCTCACCTCCCTCACCAAGCAGGCCATGCCCGTCGTCCGCTACCGCACCCGCGACCTCACCCGGCTCCTGCCGGGCACCGCCCGCCCCGCCTTCCGCCGGATGGAGCGGATCACCGGGCGCAGCGACGACATGATCATCCTGCGGGGCGTCAACCTCTTCCCCGCACAGATCGAGGAGATCGTGCTGCGGACGCCGGGCCTCGCCCCGCACTTCCAGCTGCGCCTCACCCGCGAGGGCCGGATGGACCACCTCACCGTGCGGGCCGAGGCCCGCCCGGAGGCGACGCCGGAGCAGCGCGGGGCCGCCTCCGACGAGGTGGCGCGGCAGGTGAAGGAGGGCATCGGCGTCACGGTGACCGTCGAGGTGGTCGACGGCGGGACGCTGGAGCGGTCGGTGGGCAAGCTGAAGCGCATCGTGGACGAGCGGGGAAAGCGGTGA
- a CDS encoding Zn-ribbon domain-containing OB-fold protein: protein MAEILTAPLTVAFPFTRSLGPVQSAFLTGLRERTVLGVRTRDGRVLVPPVEYDPVTAEEIRDLAEVAPTGTVTTWAWNPAPRPRQPLRTPFAWVLVRLDGADTALLHVLDAPGPHAVRTGMRVRIRWAPERTGAITDIGCFEPCDPHEDDGASGPRMPAPHDGDFADPVTGIVAPARLDYTYTPGRAQSRHLAALAERRITGERCPSCRKVHVPPRGACPTCGVAATEQVGVGPRGTVTTFCIVSIKAKDAGIEVPYVYAHIALDGADLALHGRIGGIPYDQVRMGLRVEPVWSADGRHPDHYRPTGEPDAAYDTYKELL from the coding sequence ATGGCGGAGATCCTCACCGCACCCCTGACCGTCGCCTTCCCCTTCACCCGCTCCCTCGGCCCCGTGCAGAGCGCCTTCCTCACCGGCCTCCGCGAGCGCACGGTCCTCGGCGTGCGCACCCGCGACGGGCGCGTCCTCGTCCCGCCCGTCGAGTACGACCCCGTCACCGCCGAGGAGATCCGCGACCTGGCCGAGGTCGCACCCACCGGCACCGTCACCACCTGGGCCTGGAACCCCGCCCCCCGGCCCCGCCAGCCCCTGCGCACCCCCTTCGCCTGGGTCCTGGTGCGCCTCGACGGCGCCGACACCGCCCTCCTGCACGTCCTCGACGCCCCCGGACCCCACGCCGTACGGACCGGCATGCGCGTCCGCATCCGCTGGGCACCGGAGCGCACGGGCGCCATCACCGACATCGGCTGCTTCGAGCCCTGCGACCCGCACGAGGACGACGGAGCGTCCGGGCCCCGGATGCCCGCACCGCACGACGGCGACTTCGCCGACCCCGTCACGGGCATCGTCGCCCCCGCCCGGCTCGACTACACCTACACGCCCGGCCGGGCCCAGAGCCGCCACCTCGCCGCCCTCGCCGAGCGGAGGATCACCGGCGAACGCTGCCCCTCCTGCCGCAAGGTCCACGTCCCACCCCGCGGCGCCTGCCCCACCTGCGGCGTCGCCGCGACCGAGCAGGTCGGGGTCGGGCCGCGCGGGACCGTCACCACCTTCTGCATCGTCAGCATCAAGGCCAAGGACGCCGGCATCGAGGTCCCCTACGTCTACGCCCACATCGCCCTGGACGGAGCCGACCTCGCCCTCCACGGGCGCATCGGTGGCATCCCGTACGACCAGGTGCGCATGGGCCTGCGCGTCGAGCCCGTGTGGAGCGCGGACGGCCGCCACCCCGACCACTACCGGCCCACCGGGGAACCCGACGCCGCCTACGACACCTACAAGGAGCTGCTGTGA